The nucleotide sequence AAAATGATATGCAATTCCTGGCCAACCGTGAGTACGAACATGGTAACGAGCAAATGCTTCAGCAGAACCCTCTTTAGTAAGTGAATGGTGAATAGCTTGATCACGTTTAGATCCAATTCCATAATCCTTATACTCCTTCCACGCATGAGAAGGCAGCTTGTAACGTCTATCAACAAGCAGCGGCAACAATTCAAAATTATACACTTTTTTCACCATCCCCAATACCAGGTGTAGCCGGGTCGATTACAATACCTCCAGCTACTAATACAGATAAAATTGCATCGACCAAACGTTGATATTCACCCGCATCTATAACATCAAATCTACCAAGAACTAACCCGGTAAGAGAAAAAAGAGCTACCCAAAAAGGATAGCTGCGCAACCGAGATTTAACATCGATTTTACTCATCTTAAAAACCTCCATTCAAAAATTTATTTAATGCTGCTATCAATTGAAAAAGCCACGGCGAGGCTACCGTGACTGTTAAGCCAATAATCCATTTCCGATTGTTTTTTCTATCTTCTTCAGTCTCCTGTACGACTTCCATTGCTCTTTTTGCTAATTCAGTCGCTTCTTTCGCTTGAGCTAGAGCTTCTTGGCTACGCTGGTCTGCCGTTACTGCAACATCTGTTTTCTCTTCCATATGCGTCATGCGTTGTTCCAGTCGCTGTAACACCTGGCCCATCCCCTTTACTTCATCGAATATTTCCCGAAATCCAATTGTTACACCATTTTGCTCCAAACCTCTTACCTCCTTTTTTCATAAAAAATAACGCTTTAATTTAGCGTCTTCATAGTTACCTCTGTATGTGATTGTTGAGCCAGTATTGTTTATGAATTCAACCGAATAGTTCCCCCATTTAATTGCAATCTCACTGCTGTCCGCCTGTCTGTACTTTCCTTTGAGTCGCAAATCAAAGGATATATTTCTGTTTGCTGCTTCACCTGCAGATGAAGCAATTTCTAACAAAAAGGCAAAACCAATAAAGTCAGGCGAACCATCTGGTGTGGAAGAATAAAATTGTTTAATCTCTTCCCATGTTAGCGATTCAATATCTGCTTTTGTGTTCCCTTCTGCGGCAGCAAGTTGAGCATCCGGACCACCTCCTTCAGTTAAACTGGAACCTACAAGTACAAACGAAATTCCATCCCATTTGTACCAGTCAATTCCGTCTCTTGTGAGCAAAACTCGAACATGGCCGTTGCCGCTTTCCAAGAATTCAAGCAAAATCTGATGTATCTCTTTCACATCACGCAAATCAAAAAGCCCGTCTGCGATGACGAGCTGAGCTTTTGGAACGGCGCTTATTTGTTGCTGCATTGATGGCACTGTACTATCTGGATTAGCCACACGATAAAAAAGTTTTCCGTCAGTTAAAACAGGCGCTACGATTGTAGGGTCAATCGCTTCCATTCCATAATCATTAAAATCAACTTCTGTCGGTTCTGCAGCTGTTGTTACAACTTCCCAAGCCCCCGTTTGTTGGTTATAGGTTTTCCATGCATTTTCGTGGTAAACCAAAGCCTTAATAACTGATAATCGCTCTATCTCTAGAATTGGTCGAAATCCACCTAAATTAGTTAAATGGGCTGTTCCATTTGCACCTGCAGACCAAGATGATGCAAACTCATTACCTCTACTGCTTCTGTAGGCAGACGAGGAAGATGTCGTAGAACTCCAACTCCATATACCATTCCAATTCCAAACATTATTGTCCCCGGCCACAAAAGAATGTTCGTATATACCTAATTTACTAATACAAATAGGAATACTTCCGGAACCACCGTCATTTCGAACTCCATTCGATATGAATAAACGGTAATCTTCGTATAGTGTGTCGTTGTCAATTGTAAAATACTTCTCTACGTTAGGCCTCCAATTCGTGTAAGTTATAGTTTGTGTGTCTAACGTTACCCAGCTAGACCCATCGTATCCTTGAAACTCCCATGCAGTAGGTACGTATGCTATATTCCCAGTGGTGGACGGGAAGTAAGGAACCTTTATCCCGTAAGATTTTACAACTTTGGTTTTTTTATGTTTATAGCTTAACCACGAAGGAAATGTACCATTACTTTCCCAAAAATCTGAATTGTCATTATTAAATGCTTTATACCCGAGGGTGATACCAGCGTCTGCATACGTCGAACTTTGGTTAACCACACCCTCAGGAGTTGTGTTACTTGTCATATTTGGAACAGAACTTACGTTGTTAACAATGTACTTATCCCATTCATTATTAGGGTCGGTAGCATCTATGCCGCCTGTTAGTATTCGAGTAACATAATTAAAATCACTAGACTGAAACGTATTTCCGTCGTTCATAACTACTCTAATGTTATCTACATAAAAATCCGCATACCTTAGTACTGCTACGGATTCAACACTTCCTCTAAACTCAATAACTTTTTTGCCAGTAAGATTAGAAACATCGATTTCTTGATTTAAAAATTCAACGTTCCTTTCCGTTTTATCCCAGTACGTTACCCCGTCAACGATAAAATAAGAATGTCCGTAATTATTCTGAACATCCTCGTGGGATAAAGTTTTGGCATCAAAAATAATCTTGTCAATATTGGTAAGGTCTACTGTTTGTTGTATTCCTATATGGTGCTGGGACGAGAAAGTACTACTATACGCACAGTTAAGGTAAAAAGATTTCCCACCACTTGTGGACCAATCTGTTTTTACACCAGTCCCTTTTGTTCCATCTGCTTGAGGTAAGTGTTTATTAAAAACCCAACCTATACTTTCACCTAATTCAAAATCACTGTTTATAATAGGGGATTCTACTTCTAGACTTGATAAAGGAACACCACTACCACTCGCAATACCTGCACTATTCAACGTATCCCAACTAATACTGTGTTGAATATTTCTGTCAGCTACTAAACGTTTTCTCCCGTTCCAATCTTCCACCATGATGTAATAGAAATCTCCATTAGGTGTAGCTGAACTTGATGTAGGAATAAAATCATTAATTCCATCAACATATGTTTCTTCTCCTAGATTAGAAAAAGCACCGACTTTATTTGCACTTGCAGTATAGTGACACCGAATGCGTTTACCTACTTCTAGATCACGAATGTCAGTTACTTCGTCTGGATGAAGGAGTCTGCCTGTGTTATCTATGTCGATATCAGACAAACTAAAAATAGTTGAATCATTACTTCTAAATTTTATACTATGTTTTACATTTTCTAATCCGCTTATCTCGTAAAAGAGAGTACTTTCTTGGTCAGATCCTAACTCACTAAAGCTATCAATGATTAGACCGTCTAATTCTACTTGAATATCTGAACTTCTAGTTGTATATCTCCATCCAATAAACCTAAATTTTGTACCAATGAAATCAATAGAAATTTCTACATCTGTTGATATTTGATTGTAAGAATCGTTAAAATCTAACCCTTCACCTTTTAACGGGATATTTCTGTAGGAATACCTCTTCCAACCACTTTCGGGTGAAGTTATTTGATTGCCAACAGACGCAACTAGCTCTCCACTTTGCACATCTAACGCATCTAAAGTAGCCATCCCATTAGTAGGGGTAATCACTACATTGTATATTACATTTTTATCTAAATTTAGTAGTTCAAATATTAAGGTTATGTTTTGAGCTGAACCTGCTTCGTTGTAATGATACTCTTGTCCGTTTATTGTAATTTTCACATCGGTTGATCGATTAGATGCACGGTACGTAATAATTCTAAGACCTGTTCCTTTGAAGCGAAATTGAACTTGACCTGATGAGCCAAAATAATAATGTGTTCCACCATACAAGTTGGGGCTCGATTCTGACCCTCCGCCTTTTAAATTAATATAACTATGCTTATTGTCATACCTTTTCCATCCGCTCTCTGGGGCTGTAAGTTGATCACCTACTGTAGCCATTTACAACTCACTCCTTTCTTTTAGTTTTCTTTGTATTGAAACACAGGGCGGAAACCCCTACTAGAAAAAATTTCGTTACTTAATTGTCCGTGTATAGACAAAGAAGAATCATACCCTCTCCCAATTCTATGCTTATTTCTTACGTCAGTTCCCAACCATCCATTTACAGGTGTTTCTTGACATAGCGTTACAATTCCACTCCAATGAAACACTTCATCTAAAGTAGCCCCATCTGCAATTAA is from Bacillus tianshenii and encodes:
- a CDS encoding phage holin, with the protein product MSKIDVKSRLRSYPFWVALFSLTGLVLGRFDVIDAGEYQRLVDAILSVLVAGGIVIDPATPGIGDGEKSV